The Gammaproteobacteria bacterium genome has a segment encoding these proteins:
- the trpS gene encoding tryptophan--tRNA ligase encodes MAQQVVLTGITTTGTPHLGNYVGAIRPAVAASHRDGVASFYFLADLHALVKNQDPDAVHRSSLEVAATWLALGLDTEKAIFYRQSDIPEIPELTWILTSVTAKGLMNRAHAYKAAVQANEDAGSPDPDRGITVALFCYPILMAADILLFRANRVPVGQDQKQHVEMARDIAQRFNHHFGEHFVLPDADIGADTAVLLGLDGRKMSKSYDNTIPLFAPPKQLRKLVMRIKTNSLEPGVPKDTEGSTLFDIYRAFATPTQTDAMRARYAAGAGWGELKQELCEYLEDHLRAPRAEYERLIAAPDHVEGVLRRGAERARALAGPFLAGIRHAVGIRRLAAR; translated from the coding sequence ATGGCACAGCAGGTCGTACTGACAGGCATCACCACTACCGGCACTCCGCATCTCGGCAACTATGTGGGGGCGATCCGGCCCGCGGTGGCGGCCAGCCACCGCGATGGCGTCGCTTCGTTCTATTTCCTGGCTGACCTGCACGCACTGGTCAAGAACCAGGACCCGGACGCAGTGCATCGCTCGAGCCTCGAGGTGGCCGCAACCTGGCTGGCGCTGGGCCTCGACACCGAAAAGGCGATTTTCTACCGCCAGTCTGACATCCCGGAGATCCCGGAACTGACGTGGATCCTGACATCGGTCACCGCCAAAGGCCTGATGAATCGGGCGCATGCCTACAAGGCGGCGGTGCAGGCCAACGAGGATGCCGGCTCGCCGGATCCGGACCGCGGCATCACCGTGGCGCTGTTCTGCTACCCGATCCTGATGGCAGCCGACATCCTGCTTTTCCGGGCCAACCGTGTTCCCGTCGGGCAGGACCAGAAGCAGCATGTGGAGATGGCGCGCGATATTGCACAGCGATTCAACCACCACTTCGGCGAACACTTCGTGCTGCCCGACGCGGACATCGGTGCGGATACCGCGGTGTTGCTCGGCCTGGACGGACGCAAGATGAGCAAGAGCTACGACAACACGATCCCGCTGTTCGCCCCGCCGAAACAATTGCGCAAACTCGTCATGCGCATCAAGACCAACTCGCTGGAGCCCGGTGTGCCGAAGGACACCGAGGGCTCGACGCTGTTCGACATCTACCGGGCGTTTGCCACGCCGACGCAAACCGATGCCATGCGCGCGCGCTATGCAGCCGGCGCAGGCTGGGGGGAGCTGAAGCAGGAGCTATGCGAGTACCTGGAGGACCACCTGCGTGCACCGCGCGCCGAGTATGAGCGATTGATTGCGGCCCCTGATCACGTCGAAGGGGTGCTGCGGCGGGGCGCGGAACGTGCCCGCGCACTGGCCGGGCCGTTCCTGGCCGGCATTCGCCACGCCGTAGGCATTCGTCGGCTCGCGGCTCGCTAG
- the uvrA gene encoding excinuclease ABC subunit UvrA yields MSQPIISIRGARTHNLRNIDLDIPRERLVVITGLSGSGKSSLAFDTIYAEGQRRYVESLSAYARQFLSMMAKPDVDHIEGLSPAISIEQKSTSHNPRSTVATVTEIYDYLRLLYARAGTPRCPEHGIDLAAQTVSQMVDQVLSQPQGTRLMLLAPVVQQRKGGHEPLIADLRARGFVRARFDGQVHELDAAPALDARRKHTIEVVVDRFSVRPDIALRLSESFETALKLSGGVVITAAMDERPGAAGTLHSDRFACPVCNYSITDLEPRLFSFNNPAGACPGCDGLGVRQFFDPERVVCHPELSLAGGAIRGWDRRNTYYYQLMQSLAAHYGFDLETPYAALPEKIRRLILDGSGGEEIRFRYLTGRGTTVTRRHAFEGILPNLERRYRETESAMVRDELSRYLGQQPCPDCNGTRLNVAARHVYVQDHPLPRIAAMSVSQALAFFDGLDVAGWRGEIAARIAREIGTRLRFLADVGLDYLTLDRSAETLSGGEAQRIRLASQIGSGLVGVMYVLDEPSIGLHQRDNQRLLGTLRQLRDAGNTVLVVEHDEEAILSADHVVDLGPGAGARGGNVVAQGTPGEIMATRASITGDYLARRRAVPLPGQRRPFDQQLQITLRGARGNNLRNLTVAFPVGLMTCVTGVSGSGKSTLVNDTLYRRAAEWISKNSHDAAPCESVEGFEHIDRVIDIDQSPIGRTPRSNPATYTGLFTHVRELFAATQEARSRGYGPGRFSFNVKGGRCEACQGDGVIRVEMHFLPDVYVPCDICQGRRYDRETLDVRYKGRNIHEVLEMTVEEALTLLANVPPIAARLQTLMDVGLSYVRLGQNATTLSGGEAQRVKLARELSKRATGRTLYILDEPTTGLHFHDVAQLLGVLLRLRDQGNTVVVIEHNLDVIKCADWIIDLGPEGGNGGGHVVASGAPEQLAACPESFTGQYLAPLLAAARGEH; encoded by the coding sequence ATGAGCCAGCCGATCATCAGCATCCGCGGTGCGCGCACCCACAACCTGCGCAACATCGACCTCGACATCCCGCGCGAGCGGTTGGTGGTCATCACGGGGCTTTCCGGCTCCGGCAAGTCCTCGCTCGCCTTCGACACGATCTACGCAGAGGGCCAACGCCGCTACGTGGAGTCGCTGTCCGCCTATGCGCGGCAGTTCCTCTCGATGATGGCCAAGCCCGATGTGGATCACATCGAGGGGCTCTCGCCGGCAATCTCCATCGAGCAGAAATCCACCTCGCACAACCCGCGCTCCACGGTCGCAACGGTGACGGAGATCTACGACTACCTGCGCCTGCTCTATGCCCGCGCCGGGACGCCGCGCTGCCCGGAGCACGGCATCGACCTGGCCGCCCAGACGGTGAGCCAGATGGTGGACCAGGTCCTGTCCCAGCCGCAGGGCACGCGGCTGATGTTGCTGGCCCCGGTCGTGCAGCAGCGCAAGGGCGGGCACGAGCCGCTCATCGCCGACCTGCGCGCCCGCGGGTTCGTGCGGGCGCGTTTCGACGGCCAGGTGCACGAACTCGACGCCGCTCCCGCGCTCGATGCGCGCCGCAAGCACACCATCGAGGTGGTGGTCGACCGCTTCAGCGTCCGGCCCGATATCGCCTTGCGACTGTCGGAATCGTTCGAAACCGCGCTGAAACTGTCCGGCGGCGTGGTGATCACCGCCGCCATGGACGAACGCCCCGGAGCAGCCGGGACACTCCACTCGGATCGCTTCGCCTGCCCGGTCTGCAACTACAGCATCACGGACCTCGAGCCAAGGCTGTTTTCCTTCAATAACCCGGCCGGCGCCTGCCCCGGCTGCGATGGCCTCGGCGTGCGGCAGTTCTTCGATCCCGAGCGGGTCGTCTGCCATCCCGAGCTCTCGCTGGCCGGCGGGGCAATTCGCGGCTGGGACCGGCGCAACACCTACTACTACCAGCTCATGCAGTCCCTCGCCGCCCACTACGGCTTCGACCTGGAAACACCGTACGCGGCGCTGCCGGAGAAGATCCGGCGCCTGATCCTGGACGGCAGCGGCGGCGAGGAGATCAGGTTCCGCTACCTCACCGGGCGCGGCACGACCGTGACCCGACGCCATGCGTTCGAAGGCATCCTCCCCAACCTGGAGCGGCGCTACCGCGAGACCGAGTCCGCCATGGTCCGCGACGAGCTGTCCCGATATCTCGGCCAACAGCCCTGCCCGGACTGCAACGGCACGCGCCTCAACGTCGCGGCCCGGCATGTCTACGTGCAGGACCATCCGCTGCCGCGGATTGCGGCCATGTCCGTCAGCCAGGCGCTCGCGTTTTTCGACGGGCTCGATGTCGCCGGGTGGCGTGGCGAGATCGCCGCGCGAATCGCCCGCGAGATCGGCACCCGGCTGCGCTTTCTCGCCGACGTCGGACTGGATTACCTGACGCTCGATCGCAGCGCCGAGACGCTGTCCGGCGGAGAGGCGCAGCGCATCCGCCTCGCCAGCCAGATCGGCTCCGGCCTGGTAGGAGTCATGTACGTGCTCGATGAGCCCTCCATCGGGCTGCACCAGCGCGACAACCAGCGGCTGCTCGGCACGCTCCGGCAGCTGCGCGACGCCGGCAACACCGTCCTGGTGGTCGAACATGACGAGGAGGCGATTCTGAGCGCCGACCACGTCGTCGATCTCGGTCCCGGCGCCGGCGCCCGTGGCGGCAACGTCGTCGCGCAGGGCACGCCGGGCGAGATCATGGCGACGCGCGCCTCGATCACGGGCGATTACCTCGCGCGCCGCCGCGCCGTGCCGCTGCCGGGGCAACGGCGTCCGTTCGACCAACAGCTGCAGATCACCCTGCGCGGGGCGCGGGGCAACAACCTCAGGAACCTCACCGTCGCCTTCCCGGTCGGGCTGATGACCTGCGTGACCGGCGTCTCCGGCTCCGGCAAGTCCACTCTCGTCAACGACACGCTGTACCGGCGAGCGGCCGAATGGATCAGCAAGAACAGCCATGACGCGGCTCCCTGCGAGTCCGTGGAAGGTTTCGAACACATCGACCGGGTAATCGACATCGACCAGAGCCCGATCGGCCGTACTCCGCGGTCCAACCCCGCCACCTACACGGGGCTGTTCACCCACGTACGGGAACTGTTCGCGGCCACCCAGGAAGCGCGATCCCGCGGCTACGGTCCCGGCCGCTTCAGCTTCAACGTCAAGGGCGGCCGCTGCGAGGCCTGCCAGGGCGACGGCGTGATCCGGGTCGAGATGCACTTCCTGCCCGATGTCTATGTACCCTGCGATATCTGCCAGGGCCGGCGCTACGACCGCGAAACCCTCGATGTCCGCTACAAGGGGCGAAATATCCACGAGGTGCTGGAGATGACCGTGGAAGAAGCGCTCACGCTACTGGCGAACGTGCCGCCGATCGCCGCCAGGCTCCAGACCCTCATGGATGTGGGCCTGTCCTACGTGCGGCTCGGCCAGAATGCGACGACGCTCTCCGGCGGTGAAGCGCAGCGCGTGAAGCTCGCTCGCGAACTGTCGAAGCGCGCGACCGGACGTACGCTCTACATACTGGACGAGCCCACCACGGGACTGCACTTCCACGATGTGGCGCAACTCCTCGGCGTCCTGCTGCGCCTGCGCGACCAGGGCAATACGGTGGTGGTCATCGAGCACAACCTCGACGTGATCAAGTGCGCCGACTGGATCATCGACCTCGGCCCGGAAGGCGGCAACGGCGGCGGCCACGTGGTTGCGTCCGGCGCACCGGAGCAGCTCGCGGCATGCCCGGAGTCGTTCACCGGCCAGTACCTGGCACCACTGCTCGCCGCTGCACGCGGCGAGCACTGA
- the ssb gene encoding single-stranded DNA-binding protein: protein MARGVNKVILIGNLGQDPETRYMPSGSAVTNLRIATTESFKDRETGQQQERTEWHSVAMFGRLAEIAGEYLRKGSQVYIEGRLRTRKWQDKQGQDRYSTEIVADQMQMLGSRGAGAAGGGEAAQAERPAGRSRAPVAQEAELDDDIPF, encoded by the coding sequence ATGGCGAGAGGCGTCAACAAGGTCATCCTGATCGGCAACCTCGGGCAGGACCCGGAAACCCGGTACATGCCAAGCGGGTCGGCGGTCACCAACCTGCGGATTGCCACCACCGAATCGTTCAAGGACCGGGAAACCGGCCAGCAGCAGGAACGAACCGAGTGGCACAGCGTGGCGATGTTCGGGCGGCTGGCCGAGATTGCCGGGGAGTACCTGCGCAAGGGCTCGCAGGTCTACATAGAAGGCCGCCTGCGCACCCGCAAGTGGCAGGACAAGCAGGGCCAGGACCGCTACTCCACCGAGATCGTTGCGGACCAGATGCAGATGCTCGGTAGTCGCGGCGCCGGCGCGGCAGGCGGTGGCGAGGCGGCGCAGGCCGAGCGGCCGGCGGGCCGGTCGCGTGCCCCGGTCGCCCAGGAAGCGGAGCTCGACGACGACATCCCGTTCTAG
- a CDS encoding bifunctional sulfate adenylyltransferase/adenylylsulfate kinase, giving the protein MGAFKEPHGGTLKVLYLEPAAAEQEKKKARDYASWDLTDRQLCDIELILNGGFSPLDGFLTREEYDNVLETMRLPNGLLWPIPVNLDVTEKFAAGIKVGDHIALRDPEGVLIATLAVSDLWRPDRAAEAQAVFGTTDLLHPGANYLVQRANPVYLGGKLRGVEPPTHYDFRGLRHTPTELRAQFRKLGWRKVVAFQTRNPLHRAHQELTFRAAREHEANLLIHPVVGLTKPGDVDHYTRVRCYEAVLGEYPEQTTSLALLNLAMRMGGPREAVWHAIIRKNFGCTHFIVGRDHAGPGNNSRGEPFYGPYDAQELMKEHEHELDITMVPFQEMVYVEDLAQYVPINETRKDQKILNISGTEVRRRLQEGLDIPDWFSYPRVVAELRKSYPPRHQQGFTVLFTGLSGTGKSTIANALMVKLMEIGTRRITLLDGDLVRKHLSSELGFSREHRDLNIQRIGYVASEITKHGGAAICAPIAPYAATRQRVREMIEPLGGFLEVFVDTPLDVCEQRDRKGLYAKARAGIIKEFTGISDPYETPQNPEVRIDTQELSPDLAAHRILVKLESMGFIR; this is encoded by the coding sequence ATGGGAGCGTTCAAGGAACCACACGGCGGCACGCTGAAGGTACTGTACCTGGAGCCCGCGGCAGCCGAGCAGGAGAAAAAGAAGGCGCGCGACTACGCCTCCTGGGATCTCACGGACCGGCAGCTCTGCGACATCGAGCTGATTCTGAACGGCGGGTTTTCGCCGCTCGACGGGTTCCTCACTCGTGAAGAGTACGACAACGTGCTCGAGACGATGCGGCTGCCGAACGGCCTGCTCTGGCCGATTCCGGTGAATCTCGATGTCACGGAGAAGTTTGCCGCCGGCATCAAGGTGGGCGACCACATTGCCCTGCGTGACCCCGAGGGCGTGCTGATCGCGACACTGGCGGTTTCCGACCTCTGGCGCCCCGACCGCGCGGCCGAGGCACAGGCGGTGTTCGGGACGACGGACCTGCTGCACCCGGGTGCGAACTACCTCGTGCAGCGGGCCAATCCCGTGTATCTCGGCGGCAAGCTGCGCGGTGTCGAACCGCCGACGCATTACGATTTCAGGGGGTTACGGCATACGCCGACAGAGCTGCGCGCGCAGTTCAGGAAGCTGGGCTGGCGCAAGGTGGTGGCCTTCCAGACGCGCAATCCCCTGCATCGCGCACATCAGGAGCTGACGTTTCGCGCCGCCAGGGAACACGAAGCCAACCTGCTGATCCACCCGGTGGTGGGGCTGACGAAGCCCGGCGACGTGGACCACTACACGCGCGTGCGCTGCTACGAGGCGGTGCTGGGCGAGTATCCCGAGCAGACCACCTCGCTGGCGCTCCTCAACCTGGCAATGCGCATGGGCGGGCCGCGCGAGGCGGTCTGGCACGCCATCATCCGCAAGAACTTCGGCTGCACACATTTCATCGTCGGCCGCGACCATGCCGGGCCCGGCAACAACTCCAGGGGAGAGCCGTTCTACGGCCCGTATGACGCCCAGGAACTGATGAAAGAGCACGAGCACGAGCTCGACATCACCATGGTGCCGTTCCAGGAGATGGTGTACGTCGAAGACCTGGCGCAGTACGTGCCGATCAACGAGACGCGCAAGGATCAGAAGATCCTCAACATCTCCGGCACCGAGGTCCGCCGCCGGCTGCAGGAAGGGCTGGATATCCCGGACTGGTTCTCCTATCCGCGCGTGGTGGCGGAGCTGCGCAAATCCTATCCGCCGCGTCATCAGCAGGGCTTCACCGTGTTGTTCACCGGGTTGTCCGGCACGGGCAAGTCGACCATTGCCAACGCCCTCATGGTCAAGCTGATGGAGATCGGCACGCGGCGCATCACGCTGCTCGACGGCGATCTGGTGCGCAAGCACCTTTCGAGTGAGCTCGGGTTCTCGCGCGAACACCGCGATCTGAACATCCAGCGCATAGGCTATGTGGCTTCGGAAATCACGAAGCACGGCGGCGCGGCGATTTGCGCGCCGATTGCACCGTATGCGGCGACGCGGCAACGGGTGCGGGAGATGATCGAGCCGCTCGGCGGTTTCCTCGAGGTGTTCGTAGACACCCCTCTGGACGTTTGCGAGCAGCGCGACCGCAAGGGCCTGTATGCGAAGGCCCGTGCCGGGATCATCAAGGAGTTCACCGGCATTTCGGATCCCTATGAGACGCCGCAGAATCCCGAGGTGCGGATCGACACGCAGGAGCTCTCTCCCGATCTCGCTGCCCATCGCATCCTGGTGAAGCTGGAAAGTATGGGGTTCATACGCTAG
- the miaB gene encoding tRNA (N6-isopentenyl adenosine(37)-C2)-methylthiotransferase MiaB — protein sequence MPGKVFIKTYGCQMNEYDTSRMTDMLRERLGLTPTSDPREADVLLLNTCSVREKAQEKVFSQLGLWREIKADRPEVVIGVGGCVASQEGSAILDRAPFVDLVFGPQTLHRLPDMLERLHDRGRAVVDVSFPEIEKFDRLPAPRAEGASAYVSIMEGCSRHCTYCVVPYTRGREVSRPLADVVAEVSLLARQGVLEVNLLGQNVNAWRGAGRDGGKADLAALLHEVAAVAGIERIRFTTSHPLNFGERLVHAYAGIPKLANFLHLPVQSGSDRILAAMRRGYTAIEYRQKIRALRAVRPGISVSTDFIVGFPGETDADFESTMSLIADVGFDQSFSFIYSPRPGTPAADYPGQVPDDVKHRRLERLQEQVNAQAGSISRAMVGTVQRVIVTGPSKKSPLQLAGRTENNRWVNFDADAGLVGRLIDVVVTEALPNSLRGQLATPAAA from the coding sequence ATGCCAGGCAAAGTTTTCATAAAGACGTACGGCTGCCAGATGAACGAGTACGACACCTCGCGCATGACCGACATGTTGCGAGAGCGTCTCGGACTGACGCCGACCTCCGATCCGCGCGAGGCGGACGTGCTGCTGCTCAACACCTGTTCGGTCCGCGAAAAGGCGCAGGAGAAGGTCTTCTCCCAGCTCGGGCTCTGGCGCGAGATCAAGGCCGACCGCCCGGAGGTCGTGATCGGCGTCGGCGGCTGCGTGGCGAGCCAGGAGGGCAGCGCGATCCTCGACCGTGCGCCCTTCGTCGATCTCGTCTTCGGCCCGCAGACGCTGCACCGCCTGCCCGACATGCTCGAGCGCCTGCATGACCGGGGCCGCGCGGTCGTCGACGTGAGCTTCCCCGAGATCGAGAAGTTCGACCGCCTGCCCGCTCCCCGGGCCGAGGGCGCGTCGGCCTACGTCTCGATCATGGAGGGGTGCAGCCGGCACTGCACCTATTGCGTAGTGCCCTATACCAGGGGCCGCGAGGTCAGCCGGCCGCTGGCGGACGTGGTCGCGGAAGTGAGCCTGCTCGCCCGGCAAGGCGTGCTCGAGGTCAATCTGCTCGGCCAGAACGTCAATGCCTGGCGCGGCGCCGGACGCGACGGCGGCAAGGCCGATCTCGCCGCGCTACTGCACGAGGTGGCCGCCGTTGCGGGCATCGAACGCATCCGCTTCACCACCTCGCACCCGCTCAACTTCGGCGAGCGCCTGGTACACGCATATGCCGGCATTCCGAAGCTGGCGAATTTCCTGCACCTGCCGGTGCAGAGCGGCTCGGACCGGATCCTCGCCGCCATGCGTCGCGGGTACACGGCGATCGAGTACCGGCAGAAGATCCGCGCGCTGCGCGCGGTGCGTCCCGGCATCAGCGTGTCTACGGATTTCATCGTCGGGTTTCCGGGAGAAACCGACGCGGATTTCGAGTCGACCATGAGTCTCATCGCGGACGTCGGCTTCGACCAGTCATTCAGCTTCATCTACAGCCCGCGGCCGGGTACGCCGGCGGCAGACTATCCTGGGCAGGTGCCCGATGACGTCAAGCATCGGCGCCTGGAGCGCCTGCAGGAGCAGGTCAATGCCCAGGCGGGGTCCATAAGCCGCGCCATGGTCGGCACCGTGCAGCGGGTCATCGTGACCGGCCCGTCGAAAAAGAGCCCATTGCAGCTTGCCGGGCGCACCGAGAACAATCGCTGGGTGAATTTCGATGCAGATGCGGGCCTGGTCGGGCGCCTGATCGACGTGGTTGTCACGGAGGCGCTTCCGAACTCACTGCGCGGCCAGCTGGCAACGCCGGCCGCTGCCTGA
- a CDS encoding PhoH family protein, with amino-acid sequence MSTTIETEELILEPADNRILANLCGQCDEHLRQLEQRIGVQIGNRGNHFRVMGPGGTARLGARLLRELFERAAGERLDPQRVHVFLQEAAVQESQEAPRGAGTGEEESDAVRTRRAHIRPRGPNQRAYIASIRRDDLCFGIGPAGTGKTYLAVASAVEALEQDRVRRIVLVRPAVEAGERLGFLPGDLAQKVDPYLRPMYDALYEMLGFDRVARLIERNVIEVAPLAYMRGRSLNESFIILDEAQNTTVEQMKMFLTRMGFGSRAVVTGDITQVDLPRRQLSGLRHVIQVLRDLPGVSFTFFTPRDVVRHALVQRIVEAYEEREQAERVAHEQDGPDGGGRAGPENT; translated from the coding sequence GTGAGCACGACCATCGAGACCGAGGAGCTGATCCTCGAGCCGGCCGACAACCGGATCCTCGCCAATCTCTGCGGTCAGTGCGATGAGCATCTGCGACAGCTCGAGCAACGCATCGGCGTCCAGATCGGCAACCGCGGTAACCACTTCCGCGTCATGGGCCCCGGTGGCACTGCGCGGCTCGGCGCGCGGCTGCTGCGCGAGCTGTTCGAACGCGCCGCTGGCGAAAGGCTCGATCCGCAGCGGGTGCATGTGTTCCTCCAGGAGGCGGCCGTGCAGGAAAGTCAGGAAGCGCCGCGCGGCGCAGGCACCGGCGAGGAAGAATCCGATGCGGTGCGCACCCGTCGGGCTCATATCCGGCCGCGGGGGCCCAACCAGCGCGCCTACATCGCCAGCATCCGCCGTGATGATCTGTGCTTCGGCATCGGGCCAGCCGGCACCGGCAAGACCTACCTCGCCGTGGCGAGCGCCGTGGAGGCGCTCGAACAGGACCGGGTGCGCCGTATCGTGCTGGTGCGCCCGGCGGTGGAGGCAGGCGAGCGGCTTGGATTCCTTCCCGGCGATCTCGCGCAGAAAGTCGATCCCTACCTGCGCCCCATGTACGACGCGCTCTACGAGATGCTCGGATTCGACCGCGTCGCGCGCCTGATCGAGCGCAATGTGATCGAAGTAGCGCCGCTCGCCTACATGCGGGGGCGTTCACTCAACGAGAGTTTCATCATTCTCGACGAAGCGCAGAACACCACCGTGGAACAGATGAAGATGTTCCTGACGCGCATGGGTTTTGGCTCGCGGGCGGTCGTGACGGGCGACATTACCCAGGTAGACCTGCCACGGCGCCAGCTGTCCGGGTTGCGCCACGTGATCCAGGTCTTGCGGGATCTCCCCGGCGTAAGCTTCACATTCTTCACGCCTCGTGACGTGGTGCGTCACGCGCTCGTACAGCGCATCGTCGAAGCCTACGAAGAGCGCGAGCAGGCCGAACGTGTGGCGCACGAGCAGGACGGCCCGGACGGTGGCGGTCGCGCCGGCCCCGAAAATACGTAG
- the ybeY gene encoding rRNA maturation RNase YbeY, which produces MRVVLQVATRAARLPRGTDLQAWVEAAGAAGGGELTVRLVGWPESRRLNERFRRGKGATNVLAFPPGAGQKATAELGDLVICLPLVYREATEQGKPPLQHLAHLVVHGVLHLRGFDHECAASARRMERIEVKVLARLGFPDPYRTEAQRRVDAAGSRRRA; this is translated from the coding sequence GTGCGGGTTGTGCTCCAGGTGGCAACGCGGGCTGCCCGCCTGCCGCGCGGCACCGACCTGCAGGCCTGGGTCGAGGCGGCCGGCGCTGCGGGTGGCGGTGAGCTTACCGTGCGACTGGTCGGCTGGCCGGAGAGCCGGCGTCTGAACGAGCGGTTTCGTCGCGGGAAGGGAGCGACGAACGTACTGGCATTCCCGCCGGGCGCCGGCCAAAAAGCGACGGCGGAACTCGGCGATCTCGTGATATGCCTGCCGCTGGTCTATCGCGAGGCGACGGAGCAGGGCAAGCCGCCGCTCCAGCACCTGGCGCACCTGGTGGTGCACGGGGTCCTGCACCTGCGCGGATTCGACCACGAATGTGCGGCATCTGCCCGTAGAATGGAGCGGATTGAAGTGAAGGTTCTGGCGCGGCTGGGGTTCCCCGATCCTTATCGGACCGAGGCGCAGCGGCGCGTCGACGCCGCAGGCAGTCGCCGACGAGCATGA
- a CDS encoding transporter associated domain-containing protein, which yields MNENDHEAEMQDEEPTLYRRLRRLLGGDPATREDILEFLREGRWGAVLDTDELAMLQGVLEVAETQVRDVMVPRYQMVVLERDASKADIFHTIVESGHSRYPVIGADRDDVVGVLLAKDILRYFVETPQEEFDLRKFIRPAIVIPESKRLNTLLKEFRINRNHLAIVVDEYGATAGLLTIEDVLEEIVGEIGDEHDAQEAEPIQQQDGDRFQVLAQTRIEDFNRYFESELSDEDYDTVGGLVMYELGRLPRRGESVSYGGFRFKVLQADRRRLHTLEVTRTPPADAG from the coding sequence ATGAACGAGAACGACCACGAAGCGGAAATGCAGGACGAGGAGCCGACGCTCTACAGGCGCCTGCGGCGCCTGCTCGGCGGTGATCCGGCGACGCGTGAGGACATCCTGGAGTTCCTGCGCGAGGGGCGCTGGGGTGCGGTGCTCGACACCGACGAGCTGGCCATGCTCCAGGGTGTGCTCGAAGTGGCGGAGACCCAGGTGCGCGACGTCATGGTGCCGCGCTACCAGATGGTGGTGCTCGAGCGCGATGCGTCGAAAGCGGACATCTTCCACACCATCGTCGAAAGCGGCCACTCCCGTTACCCGGTGATCGGCGCCGACCGTGACGACGTCGTCGGCGTCCTGCTCGCCAAGGACATCCTGCGCTACTTCGTGGAGACGCCGCAGGAGGAGTTCGATCTTCGGAAGTTCATCCGGCCGGCCATCGTGATCCCGGAAAGCAAGCGGCTCAACACCCTGTTGAAGGAGTTCCGCATCAACCGCAATCACCTGGCCATCGTGGTCGACGAGTACGGCGCGACCGCGGGCCTGCTCACCATCGAGGACGTTCTCGAGGAGATCGTCGGAGAGATCGGGGACGAACACGATGCGCAGGAGGCCGAACCGATCCAGCAGCAGGACGGCGACCGCTTCCAGGTGCTGGCGCAGACGCGCATCGAGGACTTCAACCGATACTTCGAATCGGAATTGAGCGACGAGGATTACGACACGGTGGGCGGGCTGGTGATGTACGAGCTCGGCCGCCTGCCGCGACGGGGCGAGAGCGTCAGCTACGGCGGTTTCCGGTTCAAGGTGCTGCAGGCCGACCGTCGCAGGCTCCACACGCTGGAGGTCACCCGCACGCCGCCGGCCGACGCCGGCTGA